The Tenacibaculum jejuense genome includes a window with the following:
- a CDS encoding RagB/SusD family nutrient uptake outer membrane protein: protein MKNIKIVFAFMVLLLNYSCEDVLEIESRNTFTEDFIYSDPDQLERLVFTSYNSTESWGLNKFIWWSRRFNIEGASFEAKFNFRDIDQYRLRAGWNPNNVGVFRDQWRKYYSYIRDILVFLDRVDNSEAMQVDPQKVNMLKAEMKFLLANTYSKLIKYYGGVPLITRALSLDEDFNIPRNSYQECVEFIVQTLDEAADVLPLTRPDDEFGRATKLAALAVKSRTLLYAASELHDPSTLPNGPFYDYNVANKWQEAADAAKAVIDEVGARDLIPVTNAEDYRDLFLSANRDIIFARPFGATFFDFGTDVNSLWNQTQAPSGYGGWALSSPSHNFALLYNMNDGSTTSSSLYDPANPNENREMRYYADLNFNGAEFRNRNVEYFESRDTDIFPHGLDSPFGLGNVLHSSKTGYNIRKFQDESVGLTETSPGRPFILYRLSEIYLNYAEANFQLGEEGIAREYVNKVSTRALQPAITASGADLLEAIKRERRIELSFEGHNFFDERRWMNTDHLGFDIKGLKWYKETDGSFTNEEITVVSRPWFDRQYYLPIPQSEINKTSSLIQNDGY from the coding sequence ATGAAAAATATAAAAATAGTTTTCGCTTTCATGGTACTGCTTCTTAACTATAGTTGTGAAGATGTACTAGAAATCGAATCAAGAAATACATTTACTGAAGATTTTATATATAGTGATCCTGATCAATTGGAACGTTTGGTATTCACATCGTATAACAGTACCGAAAGTTGGGGATTAAACAAGTTTATATGGTGGTCTAGAAGATTCAATATTGAGGGAGCTTCTTTTGAAGCTAAATTTAACTTTAGAGATATAGATCAATACCGTTTACGTGCCGGTTGGAACCCTAATAATGTAGGTGTTTTTAGAGATCAATGGAGAAAGTACTACAGTTATATTCGTGATATTTTAGTCTTTTTAGATCGAGTTGACAATAGTGAAGCTATGCAAGTTGATCCTCAAAAAGTAAACATGCTTAAAGCAGAAATGAAGTTCTTATTGGCTAATACTTACAGCAAATTAATAAAATATTATGGAGGTGTTCCTTTAATTACGAGAGCTTTAAGTTTAGATGAAGATTTTAATATTCCTAGAAATAGCTATCAAGAATGTGTAGAGTTTATTGTACAAACTTTAGATGAAGCTGCTGATGTTTTACCACTAACTCGTCCAGATGATGAATTTGGTAGAGCAACAAAATTGGCTGCTTTGGCTGTAAAATCTCGAACACTTTTATATGCTGCAAGTGAACTTCATGATCCTTCTACATTACCAAATGGCCCATTTTACGATTATAACGTAGCTAACAAATGGCAAGAAGCTGCCGATGCTGCTAAAGCTGTAATCGATGAAGTTGGAGCTAGAGATTTAATTCCTGTAACTAACGCTGAAGATTATAGAGATTTATTTTTATCAGCAAACAGAGATATCATATTTGCAAGACCATTTGGAGCTACATTTTTTGATTTTGGAACTGATGTTAACTCTTTATGGAATCAAACACAGGCTCCAAGTGGTTACGGTGGATGGGCATTAAGTTCTCCTTCTCATAACTTTGCTTTATTATACAATATGAATGATGGTTCTACTACTTCAAGTTCTTTGTATGATCCAGCAAACCCAAATGAAAACAGAGAAATGAGGTACTATGCTGATCTAAATTTTAATGGAGCTGAATTTAGAAATAGAAATGTTGAGTATTTTGAATCTAGAGATACAGATATATTTCCACACGGATTAGATTCTCCTTTTGGTTTAGGAAATGTATTACATTCTTCAAAAACAGGATATAATATCAGAAAATTTCAAGATGAATCAGTTGGTTTAACTGAAACTTCTCCTGGTCGTCCTTTTATTTTATATCGTTTGTCTGAAATTTACTTAAACTATGCCGAAGCTAATTTCCAATTAGGTGAAGAAGGAATTGCTAGAGAATATGTAAACAAAGTTTCTACAAGAGCTTTACAGCCTGCAATTACTGCTAGTGGTGCAGATCTTTTAGAAGCTATAAAAAGAGAACGAAGAATCGAATTATCTTTTGAAGGTCATAACTTTTTTGATGAAAGAAGATGGATGAATACTGATCATTTAGGTTTCGATATTAAAGGATTAAAATGGTATAAGGAAACTGATGGTAGTTTTACAAATGAAGAAATTACAGTCGTGTCAAGACCTTGGTTCGATAGACAATATTATTTACCAATTCCTCAGTCTGAAATTAATAAAACTTCATCTCTAATTCAGAATGATGGCTATTAA
- a CDS encoding sulfatase, producing the protein MKKTIHLFKLKLLVLGVIFSCKPNDKKVIREVKKTKPNIVFIAVDDLRPELGCYDSDIAITPNIDKLASTGLTFNKAYCQEAICSPSRASLMTGARPESINVIENFKYFRDANPDIVTLPQHFKNNGYETVHTGKIFHKPAFADLDISWSRKPAYEKMTIKKENTPGGYALLENQILFKKNRANVIAKYGKNAPRNGLGKGPAYENADVPDTFYEDGYNAELAIVTLKDLQEKNPDKPFFLGMGMKKPHLDWLAPKKYWDMYDPSKIKLTNQNKAPTDGAAMGLHPSFELRARFGIPKKGPISDDLAKKLKHAYLASISYIDAQIGKLINAINEEGLRENTIIILWSDHGWHLGEMGIWGKATNYEISTRVPLIIATPNMSQEVKGKKSEALVELVDMYPTLADLANLPLPKHLEGQSFKPLLANPNKKWKDAAFSQFPSPALREWAANPLSKGMRETYFGPLIEEVEHKIKTQQKDKWDRNLFENYLMGYAMRTEDYRLIVWKDYRDTNAEPVFIELYDHKTDPNETVNIANKKSELTNTLLAQFNKGWKGNVAR; encoded by the coding sequence ATGAAAAAAACTATTCATTTATTTAAACTCAAGCTTCTCGTTTTAGGGGTCATTTTTAGCTGTAAACCAAACGATAAAAAAGTTATAAGAGAGGTAAAAAAAACAAAACCAAATATCGTTTTTATAGCTGTAGATGATTTACGCCCTGAACTTGGATGTTATGATTCTGATATCGCAATAACTCCAAATATTGATAAATTAGCTTCAACCGGATTAACATTTAACAAAGCTTATTGCCAAGAAGCAATTTGTAGTCCGTCTCGAGCAAGTTTAATGACTGGAGCAAGACCAGAAAGTATTAATGTTATTGAAAACTTTAAGTATTTCAGAGATGCCAATCCTGATATAGTAACCCTACCTCAGCATTTTAAAAATAATGGTTATGAAACTGTGCATACAGGAAAAATATTTCATAAACCAGCCTTCGCTGATTTAGATATTTCATGGAGCAGAAAACCGGCCTATGAAAAAATGACGATTAAAAAAGAAAACACTCCTGGCGGCTATGCCTTATTAGAAAATCAAATTTTATTCAAAAAAAATAGAGCTAACGTTATTGCTAAATATGGAAAAAATGCACCTCGTAACGGTTTAGGAAAAGGTCCGGCTTATGAAAATGCAGATGTACCAGATACATTTTATGAAGATGGTTATAATGCTGAATTAGCTATTGTAACTTTAAAAGATTTACAAGAGAAGAATCCTGATAAACCTTTCTTTTTAGGTATGGGAATGAAAAAACCACATTTAGATTGGTTAGCTCCAAAAAAGTATTGGGATATGTATGATCCTTCAAAAATTAAATTAACTAATCAAAACAAAGCTCCTACTGATGGTGCAGCTATGGGATTACATCCTTCATTTGAATTAAGAGCTCGTTTTGGAATTCCTAAAAAAGGACCAATTTCAGACGATTTAGCTAAAAAATTAAAACATGCATATTTAGCTTCTATTAGTTATATCGATGCACAAATAGGAAAACTAATTAATGCTATTAATGAAGAGGGTTTACGAGAAAATACAATCATTATTTTATGGAGCGACCACGGTTGGCATTTAGGCGAAATGGGAATTTGGGGAAAAGCAACTAATTATGAAATCTCTACTCGAGTTCCGTTGATTATAGCTACTCCAAATATGAGCCAAGAAGTAAAAGGAAAAAAATCTGAAGCTTTGGTAGAATTAGTAGACATGTATCCTACTCTAGCAGATTTAGCTAATTTACCATTACCAAAACATTTAGAAGGACAAAGTTTTAAACCACTATTAGCTAATCCGAATAAAAAATGGAAAGATGCTGCTTTTTCACAATTTCCATCACCAGCACTAAGAGAATGGGCTGCAAACCCACTTTCTAAAGGAATGCGAGAAACATATTTTGGTCCTTTAATTGAAGAGGTTGAACATAAAATTAAAACACAACAAAAAGATAAGTGGGATCGAAACCTATTTGAAAATTATTTGATGGGATATGCAATGCGTACTGAAGATTATCGATTAATCGTTTGGAAAGATTATAGAGATACTAATGCTGAACCTGTTTTTATAGAGTTATATGATCATAAAACAGATCCAAATGAAACTGTAAACATCGCTAACAAAAAATCAGAATTGACAAATACATTATTAGCGCAATTTAACAAAGGTTGGAAAGGAAATGTAGCACGATAA
- a CDS encoding SusC/RagA family TonB-linked outer membrane protein has protein sequence MKKTTSIKVPRSFIKLNCFDLGIILKKLCAVVVIIFIGNNEIFASDLTKNNSNNLIKVQQQITGNVSDSSGPLPGVNVFVKGTVNGVETDFDGNYKITDPGENAVLVFSYVGYKTQEITIGNRKKIDVVLIADNAKLEEVVVLGYTTKKKGELTGAVGKIDDEVIQRSSSKDIAKSLSGRVTGLNIIDRGGIPGAGNGGDGDTSNDATTILIRGKSTSNNNSPLILIDGIQSTTFSNLSPEDIESLTVLKDGAAAIYGSRAANGVILITTKRGKLGAPTIKLSSSYTVSSFTQRPQIMNARQYAIYENEIAERQRLLDPNVINPFTSEQISQFGTDPIRFPDTDWVDVTFADFAPESRNSLSISGGTEAVKYFVSADAIRQGGLFRSRSLQFDQNQVRSNLDIKLNEDIKIGIDIAGIFGDRNQPGVDLGNIYKHIYTNLPTEVGIYPNGLPARGGENGQNPFIMSSSQSGFINTKTTNLRGRFSFDYSLDKIVKGLKFKSFLGYRKIITRTKSWYTPWTYYTFQEGTNEYIPSTGFSPRGEERILRETSNTFNQILLNGTLNYTTKIGDDHSINAIVGTEKLDSEVSNFFGERVGGFPSSEVPELFAGSEENARTNGSSGEGARFDIFGALSYDYQKKYFVDFTIRRDGSSNFGPGKRFGVFPGVAVAWALDKEKFLEDVSWINALKLRGSWAQLGNDRIAPFQFLSRFNFGSQDPNTPQPNFFVFGIDGEIVNGFSSTVEPNPNVTWEKSTQQNVGLTFSLFDSRLSGDVNYYFEKRTDILRTRNASTPDFVGVLPSEFPSENFGEVNNSGWEFELSWADKIGNVSYNFGGNISTNRNEVVFIDEPSNIPDALRSEGKSIDTYIVQPTAGIFQDQAQVDATAVKLPGTVEGEPIYLDTNEDGVIDDADRIRLDASSIPRIQYGFYGGFKYNNFDFNFLFQGQADVQTLVFFDQAGSKPVHVFDNRWTPDNRNARYPRAFTQNDRFSGNQSDDTDNFIGADLWLHDGSFLRLKEVELAYTLDKKITKIGDIRIFLRGFNLFTMFSEIADLGLDPEANGYNNFRGSTYSSLKSYTLGVNFNF, from the coding sequence ATGAAAAAAACAACATCAATTAAAGTCCCTAGAAGCTTTATTAAGTTGAATTGTTTTGATTTAGGTATAATATTAAAAAAACTATGTGCTGTAGTAGTCATTATTTTTATAGGTAATAATGAAATTTTTGCTAGCGACCTTACAAAAAACAATTCAAATAACTTAATAAAAGTACAACAACAAATCACAGGAAATGTATCCGATAGCAGTGGTCCACTACCTGGGGTAAATGTTTTTGTAAAAGGCACAGTTAACGGAGTCGAAACAGACTTTGATGGAAATTATAAAATTACTGATCCAGGAGAAAATGCAGTATTAGTTTTCTCTTATGTAGGCTATAAAACGCAAGAAATCACAATAGGAAATCGAAAGAAAATTGATGTCGTTTTAATCGCAGACAATGCTAAGTTAGAAGAAGTTGTTGTACTAGGATATACAACAAAAAAGAAAGGAGAATTAACGGGAGCTGTTGGAAAAATAGATGATGAAGTAATACAAAGATCTTCTAGTAAAGATATTGCTAAATCGTTATCTGGTCGTGTTACTGGTCTTAACATTATAGATAGAGGTGGAATTCCTGGTGCTGGAAATGGTGGTGATGGAGACACAAGTAATGATGCTACAACCATTTTAATTAGAGGTAAATCTACTTCTAATAATAACTCGCCTTTGATTTTAATTGATGGAATTCAATCGACTACTTTCTCTAATCTTTCTCCAGAAGATATCGAATCATTAACTGTATTAAAAGATGGTGCTGCTGCTATTTATGGTTCAAGAGCTGCTAACGGTGTGATTTTAATTACGACAAAGAGAGGAAAATTAGGAGCGCCAACAATAAAATTATCAAGTTCTTATACTGTTTCTTCTTTTACACAAAGACCGCAGATAATGAACGCGCGTCAGTATGCTATTTATGAGAATGAAATTGCTGAGAGACAACGCTTATTAGATCCTAATGTTATCAATCCTTTTACAAGTGAACAAATTTCACAATTCGGAACAGATCCTATACGCTTTCCAGATACAGATTGGGTAGATGTTACATTTGCTGATTTTGCTCCTGAATCTAGAAACTCTTTATCTATTTCTGGAGGAACTGAAGCTGTAAAATACTTTGTGAGTGCAGATGCTATTAGACAAGGAGGTTTATTTAGATCTAGATCTTTACAATTCGATCAAAATCAAGTACGCTCAAACTTAGATATTAAGTTAAATGAAGATATTAAGATTGGTATTGATATCGCAGGAATATTTGGAGATCGTAATCAACCTGGTGTTGATTTAGGAAATATTTACAAACACATCTATACAAACTTACCTACTGAAGTAGGGATTTATCCAAACGGATTACCAGCTCGTGGTGGAGAAAACGGACAAAATCCATTCATAATGTCGAGTAGTCAATCTGGATTTATTAATACCAAAACAACAAATTTAAGAGGTCGTTTTTCTTTTGATTACTCTTTAGATAAAATTGTAAAAGGATTAAAATTCAAGAGTTTTCTTGGGTATAGAAAAATTATTACAAGAACTAAATCTTGGTACACACCTTGGACCTATTATACTTTCCAAGAAGGAACAAACGAATATATTCCATCTACAGGTTTCTCACCAAGAGGTGAAGAAAGAATTTTAAGAGAGACATCTAACACTTTTAACCAAATTTTATTAAATGGGACTCTTAATTACACTACTAAAATTGGAGACGATCATTCTATAAATGCTATTGTAGGAACAGAAAAACTAGATTCTGAAGTTAGTAATTTCTTTGGGGAAAGAGTTGGCGGTTTTCCTTCTTCTGAAGTTCCAGAATTATTTGCTGGAAGTGAAGAAAATGCAAGAACAAACGGTTCTTCTGGTGAAGGTGCTCGTTTTGATATTTTCGGAGCTTTATCTTACGATTATCAGAAAAAATACTTTGTCGATTTTACTATTCGTCGTGACGGATCTAGTAATTTTGGTCCAGGTAAAAGATTTGGAGTATTTCCAGGTGTTGCTGTAGCTTGGGCTTTAGATAAAGAAAAGTTTTTAGAAGACGTAAGTTGGATAAATGCATTAAAACTTAGAGGATCGTGGGCACAATTAGGAAACGATCGTATTGCTCCATTCCAATTCTTGTCACGTTTTAACTTTGGAAGTCAAGATCCAAATACACCTCAACCAAACTTCTTTGTTTTTGGTATTGACGGAGAAATTGTTAATGGTTTTTCTTCAACTGTTGAACCAAACCCTAATGTTACTTGGGAAAAATCTACACAACAAAATGTAGGTTTAACTTTCTCTTTATTCGATAGTAGATTATCTGGAGATGTAAATTATTATTTTGAAAAAAGAACAGATATTCTTAGAACAAGAAATGCGAGTACACCTGATTTTGTAGGAGTTTTACCTAGCGAATTTCCTTCGGAAAACTTTGGTGAAGTTAATAACTCAGGTTGGGAATTTGAATTATCATGGGCAGATAAAATTGGAAATGTAAGTTATAATTTTGGTGGAAATATTTCTACAAATAGAAATGAAGTTGTGTTTATTGATGAGCCTAGTAATATTCCAGATGCTTTAAGATCTGAAGGAAAATCAATCGACACTTATATTGTTCAACCAACTGCTGGAATTTTTCAAGATCAAGCTCAAGTAGATGCTACTGCTGTAAAATTACCAGGAACTGTAGAAGGTGAACCTATTTATTTAGATACTAATGAAGATGGTGTTATCGATGATGCTGATAGAATTCGTTTAGATGCTTCAAGTATTCCTCGTATTCAATATGGTTTCTATGGTGGATTTAAATACAATAATTTCGATTTCAATTTCCTTTTCCAAGGTCAAGCTGATGTACAAACACTAGTATTCTTTGATCAAGCTGGTTCTAAACCTGTTCATGTCTTTGACAATAGATGGACTCCAGATAATAGAAATGCTAGATATCCAAGAGCATTTACTCAAAACGATAGATTTAGTGGAAACCAAAGTGATGATACAGATAATTTCATCGGTGCAGATTTATGGTTACACGATGGTTCTTTCTTACGTTTAAAAGAAGTAGAACTTGCTTATACATTAGATAAAAAAATTACAAAAATCGGAGACATAAGAATTTTCTTAAGAGGATTCAACTTATTTACTATGTTCTCAGAAATTGCTGATTTAGGTTTAGATCCAGAAGCTAATGGATATAATAATTTTAGAGGATCAACATATTCATCTTTGAAAAGTTATACTCTAGGTGTTAATTTTAATTTTTAA
- a CDS encoding sulfatase family protein, translated as MIKSFMNIRVLKTTMIAVLLCIASCTENKKKAKENTEQLSISEKPTKNRPNILVVLCDDLGYADVGFNGAKDIKTPALDKLAANGTIFTSAYVAHPFCGPSRTSIMTGRYAHKIGGQFNLPRAHENAGLGVTTQEEFISKTLQKSGYYTGAVGKWHLGTVQKYHPNSRGFDDFYGFLGGGHNYFPEQFKAEYEKQKANGNTKIRDYITPLQFNGKEVDENEYITDALSREAINFINRAHKKEDPFFLYVSYNAPHTPLEAKEEDLALYSHIKDKKRRIYAGMVHAVDRGVTNIVETLRKNKQLDNTLIVFFSDNGGKLSKGATNFPLKEGKGSTNEGGYRVPMFFHWPNVVPSGQKFEHPISALDLYPTFTFLAKAELPTHKILDGKNIWNDFLDGKNTYENENIYALRHRIEFENHTDVGVRKNQWKALRTHNNSWTLYDINNDPGEQNDLSSKHPKILQDLVKEAEEWSTTNKKPLWFHNERTAIQWKKNKMPHFNQTFKLN; from the coding sequence ATGATAAAATCATTTATGAATATACGAGTATTAAAAACTACAATGATCGCCGTACTGCTATGTATAGCGAGTTGTACTGAGAATAAAAAGAAAGCAAAAGAAAATACAGAACAACTTTCAATTTCAGAAAAACCAACTAAAAACAGACCTAATATATTAGTGGTTTTGTGTGATGATTTGGGTTATGCCGATGTAGGTTTTAATGGAGCAAAAGACATTAAAACACCTGCTTTAGATAAACTTGCAGCCAATGGAACAATTTTTACTTCTGCTTATGTTGCTCATCCGTTTTGTGGCCCGAGTAGAACTAGTATTATGACAGGAAGATATGCGCATAAAATAGGCGGACAATTTAATCTTCCTAGAGCTCATGAAAATGCTGGTTTAGGTGTAACTACACAAGAAGAGTTTATTAGTAAAACATTACAAAAATCGGGTTATTACACTGGTGCTGTTGGAAAATGGCATTTAGGAACTGTTCAAAAATATCATCCAAATAGTAGAGGTTTTGATGATTTTTATGGTTTCTTGGGTGGTGGACATAATTATTTCCCTGAGCAATTTAAAGCTGAATACGAAAAACAAAAAGCTAACGGAAATACGAAAATTAGAGATTATATTACTCCGCTTCAATTCAATGGAAAAGAAGTAGATGAAAACGAATATATTACTGATGCACTTTCTAGAGAAGCTATCAATTTTATCAATAGAGCTCATAAAAAAGAAGATCCGTTTTTTCTATATGTTTCTTATAATGCTCCGCATACTCCATTGGAAGCTAAGGAAGAAGATTTAGCACTTTATTCACATATTAAAGACAAAAAAAGGAGAATTTATGCAGGTATGGTTCACGCTGTAGATCGTGGTGTTACCAATATTGTAGAAACACTTAGAAAGAACAAACAGTTAGATAATACATTAATCGTTTTCTTTAGTGATAATGGTGGTAAACTTAGTAAAGGAGCGACTAATTTTCCTTTAAAAGAAGGTAAAGGAAGTACTAATGAAGGTGGTTATAGAGTTCCTATGTTTTTTCACTGGCCTAATGTTGTTCCTTCAGGGCAAAAATTTGAACATCCAATTTCTGCCCTTGACTTATATCCTACATTCACATTCTTAGCAAAAGCAGAATTACCAACTCATAAAATCCTTGATGGTAAAAATATTTGGAATGATTTCTTAGATGGTAAAAATACTTATGAAAATGAAAATATTTATGCATTACGACATCGAATTGAATTTGAAAATCATACTGATGTAGGAGTTCGCAAAAACCAATGGAAAGCTTTAAGAACACATAATAATAGTTGGACTTTATATGATATTAATAATGATCCTGGAGAACAAAATGATTTGAGTAGTAAACATCCTAAAATACTACAAGACTTAGTTAAAGAAGCTGAAGAATGGAGTACCACAAATAAAAAACCATTATGGTTTCATAACGAGCGAACAGCTATACAATGGAAGAAAAATAAGATGCCTCATTTTAATCAAACTTTTAAACTTAACTAA
- a CDS encoding AraC family transcriptional regulator, with protein sequence MKLVLKHPEEITNKKLSVSKNTTPCLDSSWHYHSQYELIYISVSHGIRFVGDSVSRFQPGDLVLVGPYLPHLWLNEPADYKDQSTNKKVNTIVVKFTDDFIGTDTFKNPEFLKIERLLKESKYGISFGQQISHKLHNELMGLNKLSYTEQAIKLLNILNQLSLTNSKEVLSSTDMRQYTSINSNRIDTVLKYISDNYSKNITLEDISQVACMTTNSFCRFFKKVTNKSFTQFLNEVRIRNASRYLAQNNLSVSEVSYLVGYNSITNFNKQFKQIMGSTPKSYREAI encoded by the coding sequence ATGAAGTTAGTATTAAAGCACCCTGAAGAGATTACAAATAAAAAATTAAGCGTTTCTAAAAACACTACACCTTGTTTAGACTCTTCGTGGCATTATCATAGTCAATACGAACTTATTTATATTTCAGTAAGTCATGGTATCCGATTTGTTGGCGATAGTGTTTCAAGATTTCAACCTGGAGATTTAGTTTTAGTAGGACCATATTTACCACATTTATGGTTAAACGAACCTGCAGATTATAAAGATCAGTCTACAAATAAAAAAGTAAATACAATAGTTGTAAAATTTACTGACGATTTTATAGGAACTGATACCTTTAAAAATCCTGAATTTTTAAAAATTGAAAGACTTCTTAAAGAATCTAAATACGGGATTAGTTTTGGACAGCAAATCAGCCATAAACTTCATAATGAATTAATGGGATTAAACAAGCTGTCATACACAGAACAAGCCATTAAACTACTAAATATTCTGAATCAATTATCATTAACCAATTCGAAAGAAGTTCTTTCTTCAACAGATATGCGACAATATACTTCTATAAACTCTAATAGAATAGATACAGTCTTAAAATATATTTCTGATAATTATTCAAAAAATATCACACTAGAAGATATTTCTCAAGTGGCTTGCATGACTACCAATTCTTTCTGTCGATTCTTCAAAAAAGTTACGAATAAGTCATTTACACAATTCTTAAATGAAGTCCGTATTCGTAATGCATCTCGCTATTTAGCCCAAAATAATTTATCGGTATCTGAAGTTTCTTATTTAGTAGGATATAATTCTATTACAAACTTTAACAAGCAGTTCAAACAAATTATGGGCAGCACTCCTAAAAGTTATAGAGAAGCTATCTAA